The genomic segment ATCGCGAAGTGCAGCTCGCCGTCGAGGATCTTGGGGAGGAAGAAGGCTTTCTGCTCGTCGGTGCCGAACGCCTGCAACGTGGGGCCGACGGTCTGCAGGGTCACCGACGGCAGCTGCACCTCGGCCCGTGCTGCTTCGTCGGCGAAGATGTGCTGCTCCAGTTCGCCGAAGCCGCGGCCGCCGTACTCCTTCGGCCAGCCGACGCCGAGCCAGCGGTCGCGGCCCATGCGCCGCACGATCTCCCGGTAGACCGCGCCGTGGCGCTCGCGCACCATGGCCCGGCGTTCCTCCGGGGACACGAGATCGGCGAAGTACGCGCGCAGTTCGTCGCGGAGCCGCTGCTGGTCCGCGGTGAGTTCGAGGTGCATCAGGCCCTCCCCGCCAGCTCGCCGAGCCGGTGCGCGTGCCCGCCGAGAAAGCGCACGAGGTCCTTGGCAGCGGCCGAATAGCGGTGCATCGGGTAGCTGGTGTCCACGCCGAGCCCGCCGTGCAGGTGGTGGCAGACGCCCATGGCGAGCGGCACCTGCTCGGCCGCCCAGTACGCGGCGATGTCGAGTTCCTCGTCGGCGTCCCGGCCGGTCGCCAGCTGCCAGATCGCCGAGGTGGTGCTGAGGTGCACGGTCCGCGAGGCGGTGTAGACGTCGGCGATCTGCTGCGCGACGGCTTGGAAAGTGGCCAGCGGCCTGCCGAACTGGACGCGCTCGCGCACGTGCCGGGTGGTCAGCTCCAGCGCCCCGGCGAGCAGTCCGTCGAGCACCGCGAGCGTGCCGGCGAGGGCGAACCGGTGCACGCCGTCGATCGTGCCGCTGAGCAGGTCCCGCTCGGTCACCGGCGTTTCCGCGAAGGTCAGCCGGTGCTCGGGGGTGGTGCCGGAGTGGTACGAATCCTCGACGGTGACGCCGGGCGCGTTCGGGTCGACCAGGAAGACGCCGGTGCCGACCGGCAAGGACGCCGGGACCAGGATCCGGGTGGCTTCGGCGGCCCGCGGCACCGCGGTCTTCACGCCGCTGAGCAGCCAGCCGCCGTCCGCCTGCCGCGCGGTGGTGGCCGGTTTACGCGGGAAGGGCGCAGACGGTTCGTGCAGCGCGGCGGTGAGCACCTCGGTGCCGTCGCCGACACCGGGCAGGAAAGCCGCGCGCTGCTCCGGGCTGCCGAAGGCGTCGACCGGCAGCGCGCCCAGCGCGAGCGCGGGCAACGCGGGGACGTCGGCGGCGGTCCGGCCGACCTCGGTGAGCAAGGCGCAGACTTCGGCGGCGCCGAGCCCGTCCCCGCCCAGGTCGGCGGGCAGCGACAGGGCGAGCAGGCCCGCCTTGGCGAGCGCGGGCCACGAGTCGGCTTCACCACGCAGGATCTGCGCCGCCAGCTCGGTGACCGCGGCCTCGTGCGCACCGGGGGTGAAGTCCACTCGGGCCTCCTGACGCCGGACCAAACTGAAACCTGTTCTAGTTTTAGCCCGGATCGGCGATCACGGCAAGCCCCCGCGGAAGGTCACCCGGTAACTGCTCGGCGAGACACCCAGCGCGGCCTGCAGGTGCTGGCGCAGGGAGGAGGCCGTGCCGAACCCCGATTTCTCGGCGACGCGATCCACCGGGAGGTCGGTCTCCTCGAGCAGCTGGCGCGCTCGCTCAATGCGCTGCTGGGTGAGCCATCGCGCCGGGGACATGCCGACCTCTTCGCGGAAGCGCCGGGTGAAGGTGCGGACGCTCATCGCGGCCTGTTCGGCCAGGTCGTGGCGGGTGAGCGGGCGGTCGAGGTGAGCCAGCGCCCAAGCGCGGGCGTCACCGGTGGACGAGGCGCGCTGCGGCGGGACCGGGCGCGGGATGTACTGGGCCTGGCCGCCCTCGCGGTGGGGTGGGACGACCGTGGTCCTGGCCACCTCGTTGGCCACCGCGACGCCGTGGTCGCAGCGGATCATGTGCAGGCAGAGGTCGAGACCGGCGGCCTCGCCCGCCGAGGTGAGCACGTCGCCGTTGTCGGTGTAGAGCACGTCCGGATCGAGGTCGACCCGCGGGTAGAGGCGGCGGAAGTGCTCGGCGGACTTCCAGTGCGTGGTCGCCCGCCTGCCGTCGAGCAGCCCGGCGGCCGCGAGCGCGAAGGCCCCGGTGCAGATCGACGCGATGCGCGTCCCCGGCCGGATGCGCCCGAACGCCTCCGCCAGCTCGGCGGGCAGGCGACCCTCGGTCTCGGTCTCGTCCAGCTCGTGGGAGGCGAGCACCACCACCGTGTCCGCCCGGCCCAGCACCTCGGGCCCGGCGGCGACGTGGATGGGGAAGTCGGCGTCGGTGCGCACCTCCCCGGGGGTGAGCGCGCAGGTCACGACCTCGTAGAGGGGCGCGCCGTCCGGGGTGGCGGCGCTGCCGAACAGCTGGTGGACGATGCCCAGCTCCAACGGCATCACCCCGTGACGCACGAACGCGACGATGAGCGACATGGCCCAATTCTGACACATGTTGTCCTTTGGGCCACTGGTCCGCGTGGTGGTCGCGGCGCATGGTCGAGGCATGAACGTGCTGTGGGTTTTCGCGCATCCGGAACAGGCCTCGCTCAGCGGTTCGCTGCGGGATGAGGGCGTGCAGGCACTCGTCGAGGCCGGGCACGAGGTGCGGATGTCGGATTTGTACGCGATGAAGTGGAAGGCCGTGGTCGACCGGGATGACTTCCCCGAGGAGACCTCACCTCAGCTGCGGGTCACCACGGCCTCGCGGCGGGCTTATGAGGCGGGCACGCTGAGCGCGGACATCCGTGGTGAGCAGGAGAAACTGGCCTGGGCGGACTTGGTGGTGCTGCAGTTCCCGCTGTGGTGGTACAGCATGCCGGCCATCCTCAAGGGCTGGGTGGACCGCGTCTTCGTGAAGGGTTTCGCTTACGGGGTCACCGATCCGTCGGACGGGCGGACCCTGCGATACGGCGAAGGAACGCTCGCCGGTAAGCGTGCGCTGGTGGTGTTGACCGCGGGCAGCCAGGAACCCGCTTTCGGCCCGCGGGGGATCAACGGACAACTGGACCTGGCGCTCTTCCCCTTGTTACACGGGACGCTGTGGTACACGGGCATGTCGATACTGCCGCCGGTTGCCGTTTATGGCGCGGACCGGGTGAGCGCGGAGGATCATGCCGCTGCTGTTTCCTTGGTGCGTTCGAAGGTGTTGTCCGCTGAGCAGGATGCCCCTTTGCCTTACCGTTCTCAGAACGGCGGCGATTACGATGGTGACCTGGTGCTGCGGGGTTCTCTTGCGCCAGGTTTGAGCGGGCTGGGCGTGCACTACCACCCCGGCGCCTGATTGTGACTACGGTGGGGATGGTGGTGTCAAGGCGGGAAAGCTTGCCTTGACACCACCATCCCCACCGTGTTTGGGCTTTGGACCGGGGCGAGGAGGGATGTGGCCGGTTTCTCCAGTCGGCTTCGGCCACCGGATTGCGGCTCTGCTTGCCTGACTGTGGACGCTCGAGTGTGAGACTCGGCTGCACGAATGCAGAACTCAACTGCCTGAACGTGGAACTCGCCTTCCTGAACGTGGGATTCGGGTGCACGGGTGTGGAACTCGCCTTCCCGAATGTGAGGTTCGGGTGCCCGAGTGTGGAACTCGCCTTCCCGAATGTGAGGTTCGGGTGCCCGAGTGTGGAACTCGCCTTCCCGAATGTGAGGTTCGGGTGCCCGAGTGTGGAACTCGCCTTCCCGAATGTGAGGTTCGGGTGCCCGAGTGTGGAACTCGCCTTCCCGAATGTGAGGTTCGGGTGCCCGAGTGTGGAACTCGCCTTCCCGAATGTGAGGTTCGGGTGCCCGAGTGTGGAACTCGCCTTCCCGAATGTGAGGTTCGGGTGCCCGAGTGTGGAACTCGCCTTCCCGAATGTGAGGTTCGGGTGCCCGAGTGTGGAACTCGGGTGCCTGAACGTGTAGTTCGGGTGCCTGAACGTGGAACTCAGCTGCGCCAACGTGAAACTCGGGTGTTTGAACGTGGGGTTCGGGTGCGCGGGCGTGGGGGTCGGGATGGGGGTTAGAGGTTCAGGGTTATCAGGGTGGTTAGGTCCTCGTCGGTCAGGTTGGTCAGCCAGTGTTCGCCGGTGCCGATGATGGTGTTGGCCAGGGTGCGTTTGCGGGTCAGCAGGGTGCCGATGCGTTCTTCGACGGTGCCTTCGGTGATGAGCCGGTGCACCTGCACGGGCCGGTCCTGGCCGATGCGGTAGGCGCGGTCGGTCGCCTGGTCTTCGACCGCCGGGTTCCACCAGCGGTCGTAGTGGATGACCTGCGTCGCGCGCGTGAGGTTCAAGCCCACCCCGCCGGCCTTCAGCGACAGCAGGAACACCGGGCTTTCCCCGGCCTGGAACCGCTGCACCATGCGGTCCCGCTCCCCCAAAGGCACCGAGCCGGACAGCAGTTGCGCGGGCAGCCCCCGCTCGGCCAGCCAAGTCTCCAGCAACCGGCACATGCCCACGTACTGGCTGAACACCAGCACGCTCTCCCCGGCGTCCAGCATCACCTCCAGCAGTTCCTCGAAGGCCGCGAGCTTGCCCGAACGCCCGTCCAGCGGACCGGGCTCCTTCAGGTACTGCGCCGGGTGGTTGCAGATCTGCTTCAGTTCGGTCAGCAGCTTGAGCACCTGCGCCTTGCGCTGGATGCCCTCGGTGCCCCTGATCGCTGCCAGGTTTTCCCGTACCACCGCCTCGTACAGCGTCACCTGCTCGCGCGTCAGCGGGACGAACCGGTCGGTTTCGGTCTTGGCGGGCAGTTCCGGGGCGATGTCCGGGTCGGTTTTCTTGCGCCGCAACAGGAACGGGCGTACGACTGCGGCCAGCCGGTCGGTCGCGGCCTCGTCGGCGTGGCGTTCGATCGGCCGGGCGAACCGGCGCCGGAACTCCTCGGGGCTGCCCAGCAGGCCGGGCGTGGTCCAGTTCAGGATGGACCACAGTTCGGTCAGCCGGTTCTCCATCGGCGTGCCGGTCAGCGCGATCCTCGCCACCCCGTAGAGCTTGCGCAGCTCCCGCGCGGTCTTCGACGCCGCGTTCTTCACCTGCTGCGCCTCGTCGGCGGCGATCAGCCCCCATTCCACCGTTTCCAGTGTCTCCCGGTCACGCAGCAGCACCCCGTACGTGGCCAGCACCACCTCGTCCTCGGCGAGCCCGTCCAGGCTGCGCCGGCCACCGTGGAACCGCCGCACCGGCACCGACGGCGCGAACCGGGCGAACTCGCGTTCCCAGTTGCCGAGCAGCGAAGCCGGGCACAGCACCAGCGTGGGCCCCTCCCGCCAGGCCCGCCGGTGCAGGTGCAGCGCGATCAGCTGGATCGTCTTGCCCAGGCCCATGTCGTCGGCCAGGCATCCGCCCACGCCCAGCGCGGCCATCTTCGACAGCCACGCGAGCCCGCTGAGCTGGTACGGGCGGAGTGTGGCGTGCAGCCCCTCCGGCGGCACCACCACCTCGTCGGGTGTGTAGCGGAGCCGGGCGAGCAGCCCGGTGATCACGGACGGCGTCATGAACTCCTCGCGTTCACCGTCCACCTCGAGCTCCCCGGTGAGCGCGGCGGCCAGCGCGGCCGCTTCCGTCACCGGGGAACGTCTCGCACGCAGCTTCGCCAGCAGCAACGAATCGGCCCGCACCCAGCGCCCCCGCAATCGCACGAGCGGGCGTTTCGCCTCGGCGAGCGCCGTCACCTCGGCGTCGGTGAGTTCCTCCTCCCCCACGCTGACCTGCCACCGGAAGTCGAGCAACCGGGTCAGCGTGAGCTGCGGCGGCGACTCCGAAGGCACGCGCACCGAAGCCCGGACGCGCGGCAGCCCCTCGAACAGGTCCTTCGGCCACAGCACCTCGATGCCCGCCGCGCCCAGCCGGGACGAACCGCCACGCAGCAGCTCGGCGACCTCGTCGTCGGTCAGCTCGACCACGCCGCCGGCCACCCGCGCGAGCGGTGGCCACACTTCTGCCCCACGTCGCAGTGCGAGTGCCAGCCGTACCTGGACGTGCTCGCCGAACAGCGAACGCACCACCTCCGGCGCGTCCCCGAACTCGGCGACGTCCAGCACCAACCCCGAATCGGCCGCGCTGCGGACCGCGAGCACTCCGGCGAAGCGCTCCTCGGCGAGGTCCACGCGGAGCACCAGCCGGACCGCGGTGTCCTCGGCGAGCAGGTCCGCGATCGCGTCCCACAACGCCCGCACCAGTGACTCCGGCGAGTGCAACCGCACCCGTTTCAACCCGGACAACGGCAGCGCGAGCGCCTCCGGCGGCAGCGCCTCGGCCAGTTCGGTCAGGCGCAGCGCGTCGTCCACTTCGAGCGGCCCGGCCCGCCAGCTCGCGCCGTCCGGCTCGACCCGGCCGCGGGCGACCAGGCTCAGCCCGGCCGCCACCACCTCCGCCCAGGCCGTGATGGTGGCGCTGGCGTGCTCCCCGGCGGCGAGCAGCACGCGGACCGCGTCGGCGACGGGCAGCACCGAAGCGTCCACCTGGGTGCGGCGGAAGGCCTGTTCCCTGGGCAGGACCAGGTCGATCGGCGTATCACCGCCGCCGTGGCCCCACAGGGCGAGCACACCGTCGCGAGGTGGGTCGGACGGCACGAACAGGGCTTGGGTTCCGGGAGCGAGCTCCATGGCGGTCACCGTAGGACGCGCCCCCGACAATTACGCGCGAGGGAGGCCCAGCAGTCGTTCGGCGGCCACGTTCCGCAGTACCTGGGTGGTGCCCCCGGCGATGCTGAGGCAGCGCGAGACCAGGAACTCGTGCTGCGCTTCCTTCGTTGATTCCCCTTGCGGACCAACGACTTCGAGTGCGGTCTCGGCGACCTCCTGCCGGTGCCGCACGCCGATCAGCTTGCGCACGCTGGATTCCGGGCCGGGGTCCTGTCCCGCCAGCGTCCGCAACGTGCCGCGCAGCCCCAGCAACGAGCCTGCCGAACCGTCCGCGATCAACGCGCCGAGCCGGTCCAGCAGCAGCGGATCCGCTGTCCTGCCCCGCAGTCGCCGGACGAGCCGTTCGACGCCCTCTCCCACCAGCGTGCCCGAGCCCATCGCGACGCGTTCGTTGGCCAACGTGGTGCGCGCGAGCCGCCAGCCGCCGTTCACCTCGCCGACGACCTGCTCGTCCGGCACGAAGACGTCCTCGAGGAACACCTCGTTGAACCGCGCCTCGCCGGTGATCTCCCGCAACGGCCGGATTTCGATGCCATCCGCGCGCATGTCGACCAGGAAGTAGGTGATGCCGCGGTGCTGCGGTGCTTCCGGATCGGTGCGCGCCAGGCAGATCCCCCAGTCCGCCTGGTCGGCCAGCGAGGTCCACACCTTCTGCCCGGAGATCCGCCAGCCGCCGTCGACCCGGATCGCCTTGGTGCGCAGGGAAGCCAGGTCCGATCCGGCACCGGGCTCGCTGAACAGCTGGCACCACGTGATTTCACCGCGCAGGGTCGGGCCGACGTACTTCTCCCGCTGCGCGTCCGTGCCGTGTTCCAGGATGGTCGGAGCCGCCCAGGCACCGATGATCAGCTCCGGCCGGGTGACCCCGGCGCGGTCGAGTTCGGCGTCGATGACCAGTTGACGGGCCGCGGACGCACCGAGCCCGTACGGCTCCGGCCAATGTGGAGTGAGCAGCCCGGTCTCGGCCAGCTTCCGGCGTTGTTGGTCAGGAGGCAGCGCGGCGATTTCCTCGGCCAGCGCCCGGATTCCGGGGTCGCTCGCGGTGGCGGTGTCGCTAACACGGCGAACCCCGCCGAGCGCGAGTTCGGCCGCGCGACGCCGCCAGTACGCACCACCGCCGAGCGCCTGACGCAGGGTGACCGCGCGCCGCAGGTAGAGGTGGGCGTCGTGTTCCCAGGTGAAACCGATGCCGCCGAGCACCTGAATGCAGTCCTTCGCGTTCTCGACCGCGGCGTCGAGGGCGAACCCGGCGGCGGTCGCGGCGGTGAACTCCTGCTGGTCGGCGTCGGATTCGTCGGCCGCGCGCGCGGCGTCCCACGCCAGCGCGGCGGTGGCCTCGGCGCGGCAGAGCATTTCCGCGCACAGGTGCTTGATCGCCTGGAACGAACCGATGGGACGGCCGAACTGCTCGCGGACCTTGGCGTAGTCGACGGCCGTGCGCAGACACCATTGGGTGATCCCGGCGGCCTCGGCACAAGCCAAAGTGGCCGCGAGTGCCCGGATGTCACCCGATACGGGGATCAGTGCGTCGGCGGGCACGACGACATCAATGAGCCGGATCGTGCCGAGGGAGCGGGACAGGTCCATCGAATCGACGGCGGTGACCTCCACCCCGACAGTCCCCGGCGGCAGCACGAACCACTGATCACCGGCGTGGAGGAGCAGGTGAGCGGCCGAATCGGCGTCCAGCACGGGCCCGGTGTCGCCGCTCAAGAGCATCGAACCGCCGGGGCCGGGCCGCGCTTCGAGGGAGGTCCAGGCGACGGCCGCGGTGGCCAAGCCGTCGGTCAAGGCGGGCACGAGTTCCTTGGCCGCGGGGGTGTCCGGGGCCCGGCCGAGCACCAAGGCGGCCAGCAGGCTGCTGAAAACCGGACCGGGCACCAGCGCTTCGGCGGTAACCTCGAGGCCGGAGGCCGCGTCCACCACCCCGGCACCGGCGCCGCCCAGCGCTTCCGGCACAGCCACCGAGAACAGGCCGATGCGCCCCAGCGCCACGAGGCAGCCGTCGAAGCCCTGAGCACCGCGGAGGAGTTCCACCGGCCGGTCATCCGCGGCCCACGCGCGGATCGAGTCGGCCAGCGCCCGCTGCTCCTCGGTGATGGCGATCGGCACGGTTACCTCCACGTCCACGAACCAGCCAGACCCATAAATAGAACGTGTTCCACTTTAGGACGTCAAGCCCCCTGGTTTGAACCCCCCGTCAGGTTAGGTACTCTTCAGGGACAAACTGGAACAAGTTTCGACCGGACCGGGGGACCGCCCGATGAGCAAGCAGAAGGCCCCCATGGGCACGCTGAACGGAGACGAGCTGGGCTCGGCCGCCCAGCGCGACCGTCGCAAGCGGATCGTCGACGCCACGCTGGCGCTGGCGTCCAAGGGCGGGTACGACGCCGTGCAGATGCGGGCCGTCGCCGAACGCGCCGATGTGGCGCTCGGCACCCTCTACCGGTACTTCCCGTCGAAGATCCACCTGCTGGTTTCCGGGCTGGCCAGGGAGTTCGAGCGCGCGCAGGAGAAGTTGCAGCGCGGCGCCATCCCCGGCGACTCCCCCACCGAGCGGCTGTTGTTCGTGCTGGGGCGCAACACCCGCCTGATGCAGCGCGACCCGCACCTGACCGAGGCGATGGTGCGCGCGTTCATGTTCGCCGACACCACCGCGGCCACCGAGGTCGAGCACGTCGGGCGGCTGATGGAGAACATGTTCGCCACCGCGATGGGCATCGACGACCCGACCGAGGCGGACCGGGACATCTTCCACGTGATCGCCGACGTCTGGATGGCGAACCTGGTCGCCTGGGTGACCCGGCGGGCCTCGGCCGCGGACGTGGCGAACCGGCTGGAACTGTCGGTCCACCTGCTCCTGGACAAGTGAGCTACGGCCGGTAGAGGCCGATCAGCTGGGCGAGGTGCCTGCCCGCGGCCAGCAGCGGCTCCTCGCTCTTCGACACCTGAGCGGACAGCTCGGCGCCTTCCAGCGCGCTGACCACCGTGGTGGCCAGCGCGCGGGCGTCGCCCTCCGCGATGCCCGCGCCGCGGAGCTTGGCGCACACCAGGTCCTGCCAGTGCGCGAAGGCGGCGGCAGCGGCCTCCTGGATGCCGGTTTCGCGATCGGCCGCGCCCAGCGCGGTCGTGGCGACCGGGCAGCCGTCGACCCAGCCGGACTCCTTCAACCCGGCGCCGAGCTCGACCGCGCAGGCGGTCACGGCTTCGGCCGGGTCTTCGTGGTCGGCGAAGACCTTCCGCAGCAGGTCCGCGAACTCCCGGTCGCCGTGCTGGACCGCGGCCACCGCCAGTTCCCGCTTCCCGCCGGGGAAGAAGTGGTACACCGAGCCCAGCGTGGCCTCCGCCTCCCGGGAGATCTGCTTGAGGCCGGTGCCGTCGTAGCCCTGCCGCTGCATCAGCCGTGACGTGGCCAGGACGATGCGCTCGCGAGTGCCCGGCGACTTGGTCTCCATGCGGCCATCCTATCGGATAGAACGTTCGTTTTAGAGCTGTGCTACCTTGCCCTCTGAATAGAACGTTCGTTTTAGGAGGAGTCGACGTGCGGCATCAAGCAGTGACGGTGCTCGGCCTCGGCCCGATGGGCCAGGCGATGGCGAACGTGTTCCTCGACCACGGGTACGAGGTCACCGTGTGGAACCGGACTCCGGAGCGGGCCGATGATCTCGTGGCGAAGGGCGCCATCCGGGCGCCCACGGTCGGCGAAGCGGTGCGGGCGGGCGACCTGACCATCCTCAGCCTGACCGACTACGCCGCCGCGTACGCGATCCTCGAGCAGGCGAAGGACGAACTCGCCGGCCGGATCTTCGTCAACCTGGGTTCGGCCACCCCTGCCGAGGCTCGCCAGGCCGCGAACTGGCTGGCGGCACTGGGGGCCGCGCACCTCACCGGCGGTGTGCTCACCCCGCCGTCCGGCATCGGCACACCCGGTCCGGTGACGTTGTACAGCGGCCCGCGCGAGGTGCTCGACGCGCATGGGGCGACGCTGGAGTT from the Amycolatopsis magusensis genome contains:
- a CDS encoding acyl-CoA dehydrogenase family protein — protein: MDFTPGAHEAAVTELAAQILRGEADSWPALAKAGLLALSLPADLGGDGLGAAEVCALLTEVGRTAADVPALPALALGALPVDAFGSPEQRAAFLPGVGDGTEVLTAALHEPSAPFPRKPATTARQADGGWLLSGVKTAVPRAAEATRILVPASLPVGTGVFLVDPNAPGVTVEDSYHSGTTPEHRLTFAETPVTERDLLSGTIDGVHRFALAGTLAVLDGLLAGALELTTRHVRERVQFGRPLATFQAVAQQIADVYTASRTVHLSTTSAIWQLATGRDADEELDIAAYWAAEQVPLAMGVCHHLHGGLGVDTSYPMHRYSAAAKDLVRFLGGHAHRLGELAGRA
- a CDS encoding GlxA family transcriptional regulator is translated as MSLIVAFVRHGVMPLELGIVHQLFGSAATPDGAPLYEVVTCALTPGEVRTDADFPIHVAAGPEVLGRADTVVVLASHELDETETEGRLPAELAEAFGRIRPGTRIASICTGAFALAAAGLLDGRRATTHWKSAEHFRRLYPRVDLDPDVLYTDNGDVLTSAGEAAGLDLCLHMIRCDHGVAVANEVARTTVVPPHREGGQAQYIPRPVPPQRASSTGDARAWALAHLDRPLTRHDLAEQAAMSVRTFTRRFREEVGMSPARWLTQQRIERARQLLEETDLPVDRVAEKSGFGTASSLRQHLQAALGVSPSSYRVTFRGGLP
- a CDS encoding NAD(P)H-dependent oxidoreductase, with the translated sequence MNVLWVFAHPEQASLSGSLRDEGVQALVEAGHEVRMSDLYAMKWKAVVDRDDFPEETSPQLRVTTASRRAYEAGTLSADIRGEQEKLAWADLVVLQFPLWWYSMPAILKGWVDRVFVKGFAYGVTDPSDGRTLRYGEGTLAGKRALVVLTAGSQEPAFGPRGINGQLDLALFPLLHGTLWYTGMSILPPVAVYGADRVSAEDHAAAVSLVRSKVLSAEQDAPLPYRSQNGGDYDGDLVLRGSLAPGLSGLGVHYHPGA
- a CDS encoding DEAD/DEAH box helicase, translating into MELAPGTQALFVPSDPPRDGVLALWGHGGGDTPIDLVLPREQAFRRTQVDASVLPVADAVRVLLAAGEHASATITAWAEVVAAGLSLVARGRVEPDGASWRAGPLEVDDALRLTELAEALPPEALALPLSGLKRVRLHSPESLVRALWDAIADLLAEDTAVRLVLRVDLAEERFAGVLAVRSAADSGLVLDVAEFGDAPEVVRSLFGEHVQVRLALALRRGAEVWPPLARVAGGVVELTDDEVAELLRGGSSRLGAAGIEVLWPKDLFEGLPRVRASVRVPSESPPQLTLTRLLDFRWQVSVGEEELTDAEVTALAEAKRPLVRLRGRWVRADSLLLAKLRARRSPVTEAAALAAALTGELEVDGEREEFMTPSVITGLLARLRYTPDEVVVPPEGLHATLRPYQLSGLAWLSKMAALGVGGCLADDMGLGKTIQLIALHLHRRAWREGPTLVLCPASLLGNWEREFARFAPSVPVRRFHGGRRSLDGLAEDEVVLATYGVLLRDRETLETVEWGLIAADEAQQVKNAASKTARELRKLYGVARIALTGTPMENRLTELWSILNWTTPGLLGSPEEFRRRFARPIERHADEAATDRLAAVVRPFLLRRKKTDPDIAPELPAKTETDRFVPLTREQVTLYEAVVRENLAAIRGTEGIQRKAQVLKLLTELKQICNHPAQYLKEPGPLDGRSGKLAAFEELLEVMLDAGESVLVFSQYVGMCRLLETWLAERGLPAQLLSGSVPLGERDRMVQRFQAGESPVFLLSLKAGGVGLNLTRATQVIHYDRWWNPAVEDQATDRAYRIGQDRPVQVHRLITEGTVEERIGTLLTRKRTLANTIIGTGEHWLTNLTDEDLTTLITLNL
- a CDS encoding acyl-CoA dehydrogenase, whose amino-acid sequence is MPIAITEEQRALADSIRAWAADDRPVELLRGAQGFDGCLVALGRIGLFSVAVPEALGGAGAGVVDAASGLEVTAEALVPGPVFSSLLAALVLGRAPDTPAAKELVPALTDGLATAAVAWTSLEARPGPGGSMLLSGDTGPVLDADSAAHLLLHAGDQWFVLPPGTVGVEVTAVDSMDLSRSLGTIRLIDVVVPADALIPVSGDIRALAATLACAEAAGITQWCLRTAVDYAKVREQFGRPIGSFQAIKHLCAEMLCRAEATAALAWDAARAADESDADQQEFTAATAAGFALDAAVENAKDCIQVLGGIGFTWEHDAHLYLRRAVTLRQALGGGAYWRRRAAELALGGVRRVSDTATASDPGIRALAEEIAALPPDQQRRKLAETGLLTPHWPEPYGLGASAARQLVIDAELDRAGVTRPELIIGAWAAPTILEHGTDAQREKYVGPTLRGEITWCQLFSEPGAGSDLASLRTKAIRVDGGWRISGQKVWTSLADQADWGICLARTDPEAPQHRGITYFLVDMRADGIEIRPLREITGEARFNEVFLEDVFVPDEQVVGEVNGGWRLARTTLANERVAMGSGTLVGEGVERLVRRLRGRTADPLLLDRLGALIADGSAGSLLGLRGTLRTLAGQDPGPESSVRKLIGVRHRQEVAETALEVVGPQGESTKEAQHEFLVSRCLSIAGGTTQVLRNVAAERLLGLPRA
- the kstR gene encoding cholesterol catabolism transcriptional regulator KstR, which produces MSKQKAPMGTLNGDELGSAAQRDRRKRIVDATLALASKGGYDAVQMRAVAERADVALGTLYRYFPSKIHLLVSGLAREFERAQEKLQRGAIPGDSPTERLLFVLGRNTRLMQRDPHLTEAMVRAFMFADTTAATEVEHVGRLMENMFATAMGIDDPTEADRDIFHVIADVWMANLVAWVTRRASAADVANRLELSVHLLLDK
- a CDS encoding TetR/AcrR family transcriptional regulator — its product is METKSPGTRERIVLATSRLMQRQGYDGTGLKQISREAEATLGSVYHFFPGGKRELAVAAVQHGDREFADLLRKVFADHEDPAEAVTACAVELGAGLKESGWVDGCPVATTALGAADRETGIQEAAAAAFAHWQDLVCAKLRGAGIAEGDARALATTVVSALEGAELSAQVSKSEEPLLAAGRHLAQLIGLYRP
- a CDS encoding NAD(P)-dependent oxidoreductase; this encodes MRHQAVTVLGLGPMGQAMANVFLDHGYEVTVWNRTPERADDLVAKGAIRAPTVGEAVRAGDLTILSLTDYAAAYAILEQAKDELAGRIFVNLGSATPAEARQAANWLAALGAAHLTGGVLTPPSGIGTPGPVTLYSGPREVLDAHGATLELLTGIDYRGEDPGLAALYYQLEISMFWTALLGYLHATAMARANGISATEFAGTAAKTFAGMTEFFEFYAPRIDAGDHSGDVDRLSMSAASIEHVVRTAGDSGVDATLPTAMLEIVRRGIADGHAGDSFTSLIETLRR